The following proteins come from a genomic window of Ailuropoda melanoleuca isolate Jingjing chromosome 2, ASM200744v2, whole genome shotgun sequence:
- the PPIL3 gene encoding peptidyl-prolyl cis-trans isomerase-like 3 produces MSVTLHTDVGDIKIEVFCERTPKTCENFLALCASNYYNGCIFHRNIKGFMVQTGDPTGTGRGGNSIWGKKFEDEYSEYLKHNVRGVVSMANNGPNTNGSQFFITYGKQPHLDMKYTVFGKVIDGLETLDELEKLPVNEKTYRPLNDVHIKDITIHANPFAQ; encoded by the exons atg tcAGTGACACTGCATACAGATGTAGGTGACATTAAAATAGAAGTCTTCTGTGAGAGGACACCCAAAACTTGTGAG AATTTTTTGGCTCTTTGTGCCAGTAATTACTACAATGGCTGTATATTTCATAGAAATATCAAGGGTTTCATGGTTCAAACAGGAGATCCAACAG GTACCGGAAGAGGAGGTAACAGTATCTGGGGCAAGAAATTTGAGGATGAATATAGTGAATATCTTAAG CACAATGTTAGAGGTGTTGTATCTATGGCTAATAATGGCCCAAACACCAATGGATCTCAGTTCTTCATCACCTATGGCAAGCAGCCACATTTGGACATGAAATACACAGTATTTGGAAA GGTAATAGATGGTCTGGAGACTCTGGATGAATTGGAGAAGTTACCAGTAAATGAGAAGACCTATCGACCTCTTAACGATGTACACATTAAGGACATAACTATTCATGCCAATCCATTTGCACAATAG